One genomic region from Streptomyces sp. Li-HN-5-11 encodes:
- a CDS encoding ABC transporter permease: protein MSQVLHTPPSTPAQAEGDLAALAARHGLSVSGARPSLPEYVRQLWARRHFITAFATAKLTAQYSEAKLGQIWQVATPLLNAAVYYFIFGILLGSSRGVPDYVPFLVTGVFVWTFTQNSIMAGTRAISGNLGLVRALHFPRAALPVSFALQQLQQLLFSMIALVVILFCFGIPVSVSWILMLPVLVLQFVFNVGVSMVMARMGAKTPDIAQLMPFILRTWMYVSGVMFSITKTLNHTHLPYIVKRLLEGNPAAVYIDLMRFALIDSFHAKQLPHHVWAYAVGWALLAGVGGFIYFWKAEEKYGRG from the coding sequence GTGAGCCAGGTCCTCCACACACCGCCGTCGACTCCGGCCCAGGCCGAGGGCGACCTCGCGGCACTCGCCGCCCGCCACGGCCTGTCCGTCAGCGGCGCCCGTCCCTCCCTGCCCGAGTACGTCCGCCAGCTGTGGGCGCGGCGCCACTTCATCACCGCGTTCGCCACGGCCAAGCTGACCGCCCAGTACAGCGAGGCGAAGCTCGGCCAGATCTGGCAGGTGGCCACCCCACTGCTGAACGCGGCGGTGTACTACTTCATCTTCGGCATCCTCCTGGGCAGCAGCCGCGGCGTGCCGGACTACGTCCCGTTCCTGGTGACGGGTGTTTTCGTCTGGACGTTCACCCAGAACTCGATCATGGCGGGCACCCGGGCGATCTCCGGCAACCTCGGCCTGGTACGGGCCCTGCACTTCCCCCGGGCCGCGCTGCCGGTCTCGTTCGCCCTTCAGCAGCTCCAGCAGCTGCTGTTCTCGATGATCGCCCTCGTGGTGATCCTGTTCTGCTTCGGCATCCCGGTCAGCGTCTCCTGGATCCTGATGCTCCCGGTCCTGGTGCTGCAGTTCGTGTTCAACGTGGGCGTGTCGATGGTCATGGCCCGGATGGGCGCCAAGACGCCGGACATCGCGCAGCTGATGCCGTTCATCCTGCGCACCTGGATGTACGTCTCGGGCGTGATGTTCAGCATCACCAAGACGCTCAACCACACGCACCTGCCGTACATCGTCAAGAGGCTGCTGGAGGGCAACCCGGCCGCCGTCTACATCGACCTGATGCGCTTCGCGCTGATCGACAGCTTCCACGCCAAGCAGCTCCCGCACCACGTGTGGGCGTACGCGGTGGGCTGGGCGCTGCTCGCCGGCGTCGGTGGCTTCATCTACTTCTGGAAGGCTGAGGAGAAGTACGGCCGTGGCTGA
- a CDS encoding organic hydroperoxide resistance protein, translated as MDALYTAVATATHGREGRAYTSDGKLDVQLAPPVEFGGNGQGTNPEQLFAAGYAACFASALALVARQVKVDLSDAAVTGEVGIGKQGEGFGLAVTLRVELPDTVDEATGRKLVEQAHQVCPYSNATRGNIPVELVVE; from the coding sequence ATGGACGCGCTCTACACCGCCGTCGCCACCGCCACCCACGGCCGCGAGGGCCGCGCCTACACCTCCGACGGCAAGCTGGACGTGCAGCTGGCCCCGCCGGTGGAGTTCGGCGGCAACGGGCAGGGCACCAACCCCGAGCAGCTGTTCGCCGCCGGCTACGCCGCCTGTTTCGCCAGCGCCCTCGCGCTCGTCGCCCGCCAGGTCAAGGTGGACCTGAGCGACGCCGCGGTCACCGGCGAGGTCGGCATTGGAAAGCAGGGCGAGGGCTTCGGGCTGGCCGTCACCCTCCGCGTCGAACTCCCCGACACGGTGGACGAGGCCACCGGCCGCAAGCTGGTCGAGCAGGCCCACCAGGTCTGCCCGTACTCCAACGCCACGCGCGGCAACATCCCGGTCGAGCTGGTCGTCGAGTAA
- a CDS encoding CDP-glycerol glycerophosphotransferase family protein, producing MPRFSVIVPCFQVQGFLRECLDSVLGQSFPDIEVVAVDDCSPDGSGAILDEYAARDPRVRVLHLPENAGLGRARNAGLPLATGDYLFFLDSDDTLTPGALRAMADRLAETADPDVLVFDYARTYWWGGTRRNALAHVLSEAGDGAFTAAEHPRILDLLMVVWNKVYRRDFVAEHGFAFPPGYYEDTPWTFPVMLTAGRIAVLDRICLNYRQRRQGNILSTTSRRHFDIHDQYERVFAYLDSRPELALWRPYLHRKMGEHCLDVLAKPDRVPPSDRAEFFRRTQEVFRRHQPAGAPVDGEVRLLDGTYAAYQLKRRSERAAREFGRRVFKVRKAAARRVKGGWAALHARRSLDPDLVLYSACSHRGVLGDPAAIYHKAREIAPHLRGVWVVQDPDRAARAGLLPPDAEYVLPGSPRHLRLAARAAHLVNNVNWPSTQAKRPGSVHIHTHQGTPLKYMAADLLTKPGARHGIDVPRMLCRADRWDYSLVANRHSELVWERAYPCRFTSLRTGSPRNDVLVNARPGGGAALRARLGIPQDHTVVLYAPTRREYRRGGHVDRVDLARFADDLGEGHTLVVRLHPSLATGPARGLGLAELHRRGVLVDATDEPYVEEVMLASDVLVTDYSALMFDYALLDRPVVVHADDWGAYVASRGAYFDITAEPPGHVSRSYRELAWLLASGTWRDAESARLRAAFRERFCEFDDGWAAERVVRTLLLGEEGWTPPVPPGPAAGVPARPAAAAHVPAQAPAAGHDLLASS from the coding sequence GTGCCCCGCTTCAGCGTCATCGTCCCCTGTTTCCAGGTGCAGGGCTTCCTGCGCGAGTGCCTCGACTCGGTCCTGGGGCAGTCCTTCCCGGACATCGAGGTCGTCGCCGTCGACGACTGCTCCCCGGACGGCTCGGGCGCGATCCTCGACGAGTACGCCGCCCGCGACCCGCGCGTGCGGGTGCTGCACCTGCCCGAGAACGCCGGGCTCGGCCGTGCCCGCAACGCGGGCCTGCCGCTCGCCACCGGCGACTACCTCTTCTTCCTCGACAGCGACGACACCCTCACCCCGGGTGCGCTGCGCGCCATGGCCGACCGCCTGGCCGAGACCGCCGACCCGGACGTGCTGGTCTTCGACTACGCGCGCACCTACTGGTGGGGCGGGACACGGCGCAACGCGCTGGCCCATGTGCTCTCCGAGGCCGGTGACGGCGCCTTCACGGCCGCCGAACACCCCCGGATCCTCGACCTGTTGATGGTGGTGTGGAACAAGGTCTACCGGCGGGACTTCGTGGCGGAGCACGGCTTCGCCTTCCCGCCCGGCTACTACGAGGACACGCCCTGGACCTTCCCGGTCATGCTCACCGCGGGACGGATCGCCGTACTCGACCGGATCTGCCTGAACTACCGCCAGCGCCGGCAGGGCAACATCCTCTCCACCACCAGCCGCAGGCACTTCGACATCCACGACCAGTACGAGCGGGTCTTCGCGTATCTGGACTCCCGGCCCGAACTTGCGCTCTGGCGGCCGTATCTGCACCGCAAGATGGGCGAGCACTGCCTCGACGTCCTCGCCAAGCCGGACCGGGTGCCCCCGTCGGACAGGGCGGAGTTCTTCCGCCGCACCCAGGAGGTGTTCCGCCGGCACCAGCCCGCCGGCGCCCCGGTGGACGGCGAGGTCCGGCTGCTGGACGGCACGTACGCGGCGTACCAGCTGAAGCGGCGGTCCGAGCGGGCCGCCCGGGAGTTCGGGCGCCGGGTGTTCAAGGTCCGCAAGGCGGCGGCACGGCGGGTGAAGGGCGGCTGGGCGGCGCTGCACGCCCGCCGCTCGCTGGATCCGGACCTCGTCCTGTACTCGGCGTGCTCGCACCGGGGCGTGCTCGGCGACCCGGCGGCGATCTACCACAAGGCGCGGGAGATCGCGCCGCACCTGCGCGGGGTGTGGGTGGTCCAGGACCCCGACCGCGCGGCGCGGGCGGGGCTGCTGCCACCGGACGCGGAGTACGTCCTGCCCGGTTCCCCGCGCCACCTCCGGCTCGCCGCGCGGGCCGCCCACCTCGTCAACAACGTCAACTGGCCCAGCACACAGGCCAAGCGCCCCGGCAGCGTCCACATCCACACCCACCAGGGCACTCCGCTGAAGTACATGGCGGCCGACCTGCTGACCAAGCCGGGCGCGCGGCACGGGATCGACGTGCCGCGGATGCTGTGCCGCGCCGACCGCTGGGACTACAGCCTGGTCGCCAACCGCCACTCCGAGCTGGTGTGGGAGCGGGCGTATCCCTGCCGGTTCACCTCGCTGCGCACCGGCAGCCCGCGCAACGACGTGCTGGTGAACGCCCGGCCCGGGGGCGGCGCCGCGCTGCGCGCCCGGCTCGGCATCCCGCAGGACCACACGGTCGTCCTGTACGCGCCGACCCGCCGCGAGTACCGGCGCGGCGGCCACGTGGACCGCGTCGACCTGGCCCGGTTCGCCGACGACCTCGGCGAGGGCCACACCCTCGTCGTGCGTCTGCATCCCTCGCTCGCGACGGGGCCCGCGCGGGGGCTGGGCCTGGCCGAGCTGCACCGGCGCGGGGTGCTCGTGGACGCGACGGACGAGCCGTACGTCGAGGAGGTGATGCTCGCCTCCGACGTGCTGGTCACCGACTACTCGGCCCTGATGTTCGACTACGCGCTGCTGGACCGGCCGGTCGTCGTCCACGCCGACGACTGGGGGGCGTACGTCGCGAGCCGGGGCGCCTACTTCGACATCACCGCCGAGCCGCCCGGCCACGTGTCGCGCTCCTACCGGGAGCTGGCGTGGCTGCTGGCCTCCGGGACCTGGCGGGACGCGGAGTCGGCGCGGCTGCGGGCAGCCTTCCGGGAGCGGTTCTGCGAGTTCGACGACGGCTGGGCGGCCGAGCGGGTGGTACGGACGCTGCTGCTCGGCGAGGAGGGGTGGACACCCCCGGTGCCGCCCGGACCGGCCGCCGGTGTCCCGGCCCGGCCCGCGGCGGCGGCCCATGTGCCCGCCCAGGCCCCGGCCGCCGGGCACGACCTGCTGGCCTCGTCATGA
- a CDS encoding GtrA family protein, which yields MTVNLTESRPAETATVRVTASPPLPRRPRPRIVLVALEAAKFAVVGGSGVLVNFLVFNLLLHGLEQRAMPATVLASCVAMATNYLGFRFFAYRDRDSRTPRQIALFFAFSGMGVAMESGLFYLGYHGLGMSGPVGVNAVKALSIVLASAFRFLVYRTWVFQHDARRAD from the coding sequence GTGACTGTGAACCTCACCGAGAGCCGTCCCGCAGAGACCGCGACCGTACGTGTCACAGCAAGCCCCCCACTTCCGCGCCGGCCGCGCCCGCGCATCGTCCTCGTCGCCCTGGAAGCGGCGAAATTCGCCGTCGTCGGCGGCAGCGGTGTCCTCGTCAACTTCCTGGTCTTCAATCTCCTCCTGCACGGCCTGGAGCAGCGGGCGATGCCCGCGACGGTCCTGGCCAGCTGCGTCGCCATGGCCACCAATTACCTGGGCTTCCGGTTTTTCGCGTATCGCGACCGGGACTCGCGCACTCCCCGCCAAATCGCACTGTTCTTCGCTTTCAGCGGGATGGGCGTCGCCATGGAAAGCGGCCTGTTCTACCTCGGCTATCACGGCCTGGGAATGAGCGGCCCGGTCGGCGTGAATGCGGTGAAGGCGTTGTCGATCGTCCTCGCCTCCGCATTCCGCTTCCTCGTCTACCGCACCTGGGTCTTCCAGCACGATGCGCGCCGCGCCGACTGA
- a CDS encoding glycosyltransferase family 2 protein produces MHPLPHHSPHVSVVVIGYNDAAHITHAVRSALAQGPAVREVVAVDDCSTDGTHDMLTRLAGTEPRVRVIRRETNSGGCGSPRNTGIDAVTSPYVMFLDSDDVLPPGAVHALLTAAEEEQAEVAGGLCVRRELPSGREVPWQEDLYGESAVLDRPARQPRLVYDTLCVNKLYRTDFLREHAIRFPEGRFPYEDFVFTARVLAASPRMALVPDRVYVWHVRRSADQLSISLDRADIGNWRARTEASRQAYEILLNAGQKELSRAARAKFLDHELRMYVRELGLRDAGYRSAWWAHTREYLGEYDAADWAAGPTAPGRLLGRVVLASPKPRDLPRLKELAARPARLCPPYARDADGTPVWADDLPQLTLEPYLTRPVHQLPLAVDAALRPHARATRLRLRLHEMYGRVAAAGPEALEIEWRHRDTNRPAQHTTASLRSSAGDTWTAETVVDLAALGDGTWDLRLRVRFADGTGREVTAHARTGAGLLRRGVVPSLRYGVLLVQPYATHSGALAVRLATGPRGFAAILRRRLRRLKR; encoded by the coding sequence ATGCACCCGCTCCCCCACCACTCCCCCCACGTCAGCGTCGTCGTGATCGGCTACAACGACGCCGCCCACATCACCCACGCGGTGCGCTCGGCACTCGCGCAGGGCCCAGCCGTACGCGAGGTCGTCGCCGTCGACGACTGTTCCACGGACGGTACCCACGACATGCTCACCCGTCTCGCCGGAACCGAGCCGAGAGTGCGGGTGATCCGGCGCGAGACCAACAGCGGCGGCTGCGGCAGCCCGCGCAACACCGGCATCGACGCCGTCACATCGCCGTACGTCATGTTCCTCGACAGCGACGACGTACTGCCGCCGGGCGCGGTGCACGCGCTGCTGACGGCCGCCGAGGAGGAGCAGGCGGAGGTCGCCGGCGGCCTCTGCGTGCGCCGTGAACTGCCCTCCGGGCGGGAAGTGCCGTGGCAGGAGGACCTGTACGGCGAGAGCGCCGTCCTCGACCGCCCCGCGCGGCAGCCGCGCCTGGTGTACGACACCCTCTGCGTCAACAAGCTGTACCGGACCGACTTCCTGCGCGAGCACGCCATCCGGTTCCCCGAAGGCCGTTTCCCCTACGAGGACTTCGTGTTCACCGCGCGGGTGCTGGCCGCCTCGCCGCGCATGGCCCTCGTGCCGGACCGGGTGTACGTGTGGCACGTGCGCCGGTCCGCCGACCAGTTGTCCATCTCGCTGGACCGCGCGGACATCGGCAACTGGCGGGCGCGCACCGAGGCCAGCAGACAGGCCTACGAAATCCTGCTGAACGCCGGGCAGAAGGAGCTCTCCCGCGCGGCCAGAGCCAAGTTCCTCGACCACGAACTGCGCATGTACGTCCGCGAGCTGGGCCTGCGCGACGCCGGGTACCGGAGCGCATGGTGGGCCCACACGCGGGAGTACCTCGGGGAGTACGACGCGGCCGACTGGGCGGCCGGCCCGACCGCGCCCGGCCGTCTCCTCGGCCGGGTCGTCCTGGCCTCGCCCAAGCCGCGCGACCTGCCCCGTCTGAAGGAGCTCGCCGCCCGCCCGGCCCGCCTGTGCCCGCCGTACGCACGCGATGCCGACGGCACGCCCGTCTGGGCGGACGACCTGCCCCAGCTCACCCTGGAGCCCTACCTCACCCGGCCGGTGCACCAACTGCCCCTGGCCGTGGACGCCGCACTGCGCCCCCACGCGCGTGCCACCCGCCTGCGGCTGCGCCTGCACGAGATGTACGGCCGGGTGGCGGCCGCGGGACCCGAGGCGCTGGAGATCGAGTGGCGGCACCGGGACACGAACCGTCCGGCCCAGCACACCACCGCCTCCCTGAGGTCGTCCGCGGGCGACACCTGGACGGCCGAGACGGTCGTGGACCTGGCCGCGCTGGGCGACGGCACCTGGGATCTGCGCCTGCGCGTACGCTTCGCCGACGGCACGGGCCGGGAGGTGACGGCGCACGCCCGGACGGGCGCCGGTCTGCTGCGCCGGGGCGTCGTTCCGAGCCTGCGGTACGGCGTCCTGCTGGTGCAGCCCTACGCCACCCACTCCGGAGCGCTCGCCGTTCGCCTGGCGACCGGGCCGCGCGGGTTCGCGGCCATCCTCCGCCGCAGGCTCCGCCGCCTGAAGCGCTGA
- a CDS encoding ABC transporter ATP-binding protein encodes MAENTVEHTGRPAPEADAEKIPTVIADQVDIVYRVHGTGSGKGSATAALNRILRPKQAEKAAGVRRVHAVKKVSFVAYKGEAVGLIGTNGSGKSTLLKAIAGLLPVENGKIYTNGQPSLLGVNAALMNDLTGERNVYLGGLAMGMSREQVRERYQDIVDFSGINDKGDFISLPMRTYSSGMGARLRFSIAAAKDHDVLLIDEALATGDRAFQRRSEQRIRELREQAGTVFLVSHNNNSIRDTCERVLWLERGVLRMDGPTEEVLTAYEEFSNGKR; translated from the coding sequence GTGGCTGAGAACACCGTCGAACACACCGGCCGGCCCGCTCCCGAGGCCGACGCGGAGAAGATCCCCACCGTCATCGCCGACCAGGTGGACATCGTCTACCGGGTGCACGGCACCGGCTCCGGCAAGGGCAGCGCCACCGCCGCCCTCAACCGCATCCTGCGCCCCAAGCAGGCCGAGAAGGCGGCGGGCGTGCGCCGGGTGCACGCGGTGAAGAAGGTGTCGTTCGTCGCCTACAAGGGCGAGGCGGTCGGCCTGATCGGCACCAACGGTTCCGGCAAGTCCACCCTGCTCAAGGCGATCGCGGGCCTGCTGCCGGTGGAGAACGGCAAGATCTACACCAACGGCCAGCCCTCCCTCCTGGGCGTCAACGCGGCCCTCATGAACGACCTGACCGGCGAGCGCAACGTCTACCTCGGCGGCCTGGCCATGGGGATGTCCCGCGAGCAGGTCAGGGAGCGCTACCAGGACATCGTCGACTTCTCCGGCATCAACGACAAGGGCGACTTCATCTCCCTGCCGATGCGCACGTACTCCTCCGGCATGGGGGCCCGGCTGCGGTTCTCCATCGCCGCCGCCAAGGACCACGACGTGCTGCTCATCGACGAGGCGCTCGCGACCGGTGACCGGGCCTTCCAGAGGCGTTCGGAGCAGCGGATCCGTGAGCTGCGCGAGCAGGCCGGCACCGTGTTCCTGGTCAGCCACAACAACAACTCCATCCGCGACACCTGCGAGCGCGTGCTGTGGCTGGAGCGCGGTGTGCTGCGCATGGACGGCCCGACCGAGGAGGTCCTGACGGCCTACGAGGAGTTCTCCAACGGCAAGCGCTGA
- a CDS encoding glycosyltransferase family 87 protein codes for MSAFRSVTRALTRASTGHRLLALTAAWLLTRALMLSLLAHDTLPLLGRGAVAREVWKLYHHWSVVLSHGAFPAHDTLWQYPQGAGLVLLSPALLPGLTYFQAFVALTVVVDAVITLALARAGTLPGRSLLGAGYWTLGIPLLLHVPLARYDVQVTALAVLSLLTLSRSTRACGAFAALGALVKVWPALVLLGTPRGRATRSAWTWAAATGGATLMILAGVFRNPLAFVRQQGGRGVQIESFGGTALALATHAGWPGTVRYQYGALEFTGPHVATVAHLSLALTAAAFGVLLLWRIRARHWTRATPYDASLSAVLLFTVTSRVISPQYMIWLLGLAAVCLTSRQTTQRPVASLIILASAVSVIAYPALYHEVAACTWTGCVLMLVRNGLLAAATVLSVARLWRSTQAVASRREPEVRQLPHGTLSPS; via the coding sequence ATGAGTGCCTTCCGGAGCGTGACGCGTGCCCTCACGCGGGCGTCGACAGGACACCGCCTCCTTGCCCTGACGGCCGCCTGGCTCCTCACCCGCGCCCTGATGCTGTCGCTCCTCGCCCACGACACCCTGCCCCTGCTGGGCCGGGGAGCGGTGGCGCGCGAGGTGTGGAAGCTCTACCACCACTGGTCGGTGGTGCTGTCCCACGGCGCCTTCCCGGCGCACGACACGCTGTGGCAGTACCCGCAGGGCGCCGGGCTGGTGCTGCTGTCGCCCGCGCTGCTGCCGGGCCTGACCTACTTCCAGGCCTTCGTGGCGCTCACCGTCGTCGTGGACGCGGTGATCACGCTGGCCCTGGCCCGTGCGGGCACTCTCCCCGGCCGCAGTCTGCTGGGAGCGGGCTACTGGACGCTGGGCATCCCCCTGCTCCTGCACGTCCCGCTCGCCCGTTACGACGTCCAGGTCACGGCCCTGGCCGTGCTCTCCCTGCTGACGCTGTCGCGCTCCACGCGCGCGTGCGGCGCGTTCGCCGCGCTGGGCGCCCTGGTGAAGGTGTGGCCGGCCCTGGTGCTGCTGGGGACGCCCCGGGGACGCGCGACGCGGTCCGCGTGGACCTGGGCGGCCGCCACCGGGGGCGCCACCCTCATGATCCTCGCCGGCGTGTTCCGCAACCCGCTGGCCTTCGTGCGCCAGCAGGGAGGCCGGGGCGTGCAGATCGAGTCGTTCGGCGGCACGGCGCTCGCCCTCGCCACGCACGCCGGCTGGCCGGGCACCGTGCGCTACCAGTACGGGGCGCTGGAGTTCACCGGGCCGCACGTCGCCACCGTCGCGCACCTCTCGCTGGCCCTGACGGCGGCCGCCTTCGGCGTCCTGCTGCTGTGGCGGATCCGGGCCCGGCACTGGACGCGGGCGACGCCGTACGACGCCTCGCTGAGCGCCGTCCTGCTGTTCACGGTCACCAGCCGGGTGATCAGCCCGCAGTACATGATCTGGCTGCTCGGGCTGGCTGCCGTGTGTCTGACGTCACGGCAGACCACACAACGGCCCGTGGCCTCGCTGATCATCCTGGCGAGCGCCGTCAGCGTGATCGCCTACCCGGCCCTATATCACGAGGTCGCGGCTTGCACGTGGACGGGTTGTGTGCTGATGCTGGTCCGCAACGGCCTGCTGGCCGCCGCCACGGTACTCTCTGTGGCCCGCCTGTGGCGCTCCACTCAAGCGGTGGCGTCGAGGAGGGAACCGGAGGTCCGCCAGCTTCCGCACGGGACCCTGAGTCCCTCTTAA
- a CDS encoding TetR/AcrR family transcriptional regulator — MLDAMTTNADERQTRPRRRAPAGAAVLREDVTEAIRAAVFGELAAVGYARMSIEGIARRAGVGKTAVYRRWRSKLHLVLDVVSALAVQGLPAPDTGSLEMDLRLLYEVTSRALRHPVASQIIPDLQAEAARNPDIAEAMQKALRDGQESVASSILAAAEQRGEIRPALDRDLTLDLISGPLYWRAVVIRTPKLPKGYLDALARATAEAIKAL; from the coding sequence ATGCTTGACGCCATGACCACCAACGCCGACGAGCGCCAGACGCGTCCGCGCCGCCGCGCCCCCGCCGGGGCCGCCGTACTGCGGGAGGATGTGACGGAGGCCATCCGCGCCGCCGTCTTCGGGGAACTCGCGGCCGTCGGCTACGCGCGGATGTCCATCGAGGGGATCGCCCGGCGCGCAGGCGTCGGCAAGACGGCGGTGTACCGGCGGTGGCGCTCCAAGCTGCACCTGGTGCTCGACGTCGTCTCGGCGCTCGCCGTGCAGGGGCTGCCCGCGCCGGACACGGGCTCCCTGGAGATGGATCTGCGGCTGCTGTACGAGGTGACCTCCCGCGCCCTGCGCCACCCCGTGGCGTCGCAGATCATCCCCGACCTCCAGGCCGAGGCGGCGCGCAACCCCGACATCGCCGAGGCCATGCAGAAGGCGCTGCGCGACGGTCAGGAGAGCGTCGCCAGCAGCATCCTGGCGGCAGCCGAACAGCGCGGCGAGATCCGCCCCGCCCTGGACCGCGACCTGACCCTCGACCTGATCTCGGGCCCGCTGTACTGGCGTGCGGTGGTCATCCGCACCCCCAAGCTCCCCAAGGGCTACCTGGACGCCCTCGCCCGAGCGACAGCCGAGGCGATCAAGGCCCTGTGA
- the galE gene encoding UDP-glucose 4-epimerase GalE produces MTWLITGGAGYIGSHVVRAMTEAGEEAVVYDDLSTGIVERVPDGVPLVEGSTLDGDRVARALAEHRITGVVHLAAKKQVGESVDRPLHYYRENVEGLRVLLEAVTAAEVPSFVFSSSAAVYGMPDVDLVTEETPCLPMSPYGETKLAGEWLVRATGKATGLSTACLRYFNVAGAATPELADVGVFNLVPMVFEKLTENAAPRVFGDDYPTPDGTCIRDYIHVVDLAEAHVATARALQSTPGLDLTLNIGRGEGVSVREMIDTINAVTGYDRAPTVTPRRPGDPARVVASANRIATELGWKAKHDIHDMITSAWAGWLRLHPEAARS; encoded by the coding sequence ATGACCTGGCTGATCACCGGCGGCGCCGGCTACATCGGATCGCACGTCGTCCGCGCGATGACCGAAGCGGGCGAGGAGGCCGTGGTCTACGACGACCTGTCCACCGGCATCGTCGAGCGCGTCCCGGACGGGGTCCCGCTGGTGGAGGGCTCCACGCTGGACGGGGACCGGGTGGCCCGGGCCCTCGCCGAGCACCGGATCACCGGTGTCGTCCACCTGGCGGCGAAGAAGCAGGTCGGCGAGTCGGTGGACCGGCCCCTGCACTACTACCGGGAGAACGTCGAGGGCCTGCGCGTCCTGCTGGAGGCGGTGACGGCGGCGGAGGTCCCGTCGTTCGTGTTCTCCTCCTCGGCGGCCGTGTACGGCATGCCGGACGTCGACCTGGTCACCGAGGAGACGCCGTGCCTGCCGATGTCGCCCTACGGCGAGACCAAGCTGGCGGGCGAGTGGCTGGTCCGCGCGACGGGGAAGGCCACGGGCCTGTCCACGGCCTGTCTGCGCTACTTCAACGTGGCGGGCGCGGCGACCCCCGAACTGGCGGACGTCGGCGTCTTCAACCTGGTCCCGATGGTCTTCGAGAAGCTGACGGAGAACGCGGCCCCGCGCGTCTTCGGCGACGACTACCCCACGCCCGACGGCACCTGCATCCGTGACTACATCCACGTGGTGGACCTGGCCGAGGCCCATGTCGCCACGGCCCGCGCCCTGCAGTCCACGCCCGGCCTGGACCTGACCCTGAACATCGGCCGCGGCGAGGGCGTCTCGGTGCGCGAGATGATCGACACGATCAACGCCGTCACCGGCTACGACCGCGCCCCGACGGTCACCCCCCGCCGCCCCGGCGACCCGGCCCGCGTCGTCGCCTCGGCCAACCGCATCGCGACGGAACTCGGCTGGAAGGCCAAGCACGACATCCACGACATGATCACCTCGGCCTGGGCGGGCTGGCTCCGCCTCCACCCGGAGGCGGCCCGCAGCTGA